The sequence TCGACCTGGCGGAGTTCTTCGGCTCTCCGCGCTGGCGGCCGACTTCGAGCAGCAACCCGACCTACGGTGCCCTGGCGCTCATCGCCGGCACCGCCAGCGTCACGGGGTTGGCCATGGTGGTGGCGGTGCCGTTCTCCCTCGGCGCCGCCATCTACATCGCCGAGTTCGCCACCGGGCGTACCCGGGAGGTGCTGAAGATCTTGGTGGAGCTGCTGGCGGCGATCCCATCGGTGGTTTGGGGCTTCATCGGTCTGTCGATCATGAATCCCCTGATCATCCAGCTGTTCAATGTTCCGGTGGGCCTCAACGTCCTCAACTCGGGACTGATCCTGGGGCTGATGGCGGCTCCCATCATGACCACCATCGCCGAGGATGCCCTCAAGGCGGTGCCGGACGGCTACCGCGAGGCGGCGGAGGCCATGGGCGCGACGCGCTGGCAGGTGATCTTCCGGGTGGTCATCCCCGCCGGCCGCAACGGCCTGGTGGCGGCGGTGCTCCTGGGAGTGGGACGGGGCTTCGGCGAGACCATGGCGGTGCTCATGGCCAGCGGCCACTCGATCAACCTGCCCACCAGCGTCTTTGATTCGGTGCGCGCCCTCACCGCCACCATCGCCGCCGAGCTGGGGGAGACGGCGGTGGGCTCGGAGCACTATCGAGCCCTCTTCACCCTGGGCATCTTCCTCTTCGTCATCACTTTCCTGATCAATCTCACCGCGGACCTGGTGGTGCGCGGTCCCCGG comes from Acidobacteriota bacterium and encodes:
- the pstC gene encoding phosphate ABC transporter permease subunit PstC → MAEPLAAPPVPRSRRRTDLDRRTLDWYIDRLVQVAVFVGGISAILFIIGIFVFIGREGYGFIAETFDLAEFFGSPRWRPTSSSNPTYGALALIAGTASVTGLAMVVAVPFSLGAAIYIAEFATGRTREVLKILVELLAAIPSVVWGFIGLSIMNPLIIQLFNVPVGLNVLNSGLILGLMAAPIMTTIAEDALKAVPDGYREAAEAMGATRWQVIFRVVIPAGRNGLVAAVLLGVGRGFGETMAVLMASGHSINLPTSVFDSVRALTATIAAELGETAVGSEHYRALFTLGIFLFVITFLINLTADLVVRGPRRK